The nucleotide sequence ACACGGGCAGGCTTGGGTGAGACAAGgcagaaacaacagaaaatctACCGGAAGAAAACAAGATATAGACCACAGTGTGTCAGAATATCAGGCTCAAAAACATGTTAACTAAAAATCCAAAGGAAGGGGAGGTTGGATTTGAGATGGAGTGACTGCAGTAATTTGCGTGATAAAGTGCATTTTCCTTGGCAGGTGAGTTCCTCTGAATGAATACCTTGTTTGGCTCCAGGGACAAGGTGCTTGGCCCCTCTGCTCAGGCCCCAGGGGAGCTGTGGGCTGGCAGTCCTCCCAGTGCCTGACAGAGCCTTGAGTGTATCGGGCCAGTGAGGTCAGCCTAGGgcaggctgggggcggggggcagccCAACTCCACACAAGCAAGAGCCTGTCAGCAGCTGACCCCCATCTAAGccactgcttcctgttttcTACACGGCATGCTTTTCCAGTACCTGAATGGGGTTATTTGGAAGTTATGGAACGACCCCTCTGCTTGGCTCTGGCCTCAATGTGCCGTCTTGTGGATGGGCAGGCTGCTGTTACATGTACTAGATAGGGCATGCTTGAGATCcttctgaaataaatgagatgGGCCACAAAAAATCTCTTTGTACACAGATTTTCACAGAGGATTTTATGGGTGAACGCCTACGTTCCCATTCCATCCAGCCAGCCCAAATGAGCTGGCAGCCACTTCACAGCACACACCATCTAGAGTGTATCTGAGAGATTGTGGACTCAAAAACCTGGCAGAAGACAAGAATcagcaactgtgtgtgtgtgtgtgtgtgtgtgtattagagaGAAAAGTGAAAGAGGCTTCTCACACAGACTTCTCTTGGCAGTTTTAAGTCCCTCCTTTGGAATCAGATGTTGGGCgggagtgtttttcttttttttttttttggtgtattttagagtgagtgagtgagaaagagagagagagagaaatagagagagagattcatcACATAGGACACAGACTGAAAGACAGAAGATGGAGTGCCGCGTGTTTTCGTTGTTTTCTCTGACACTGTGCTGTCTGCTACCACTCGCCGTGCGTGCAGGCAGACAGATGCCCAAACTCTCTGACAGGAAGCTGTGCGCAGATTCAGAATGCAGCCGTAAGTAACGTCTCCTGGCACTCATGCAACCATTAAGGCAGGCTGTGCACACATAATGCACCTCATCTATATGCATGCACTTCTGAATTTCTTGTAAACCAGATCTGGTGTTTTCTTGATTTTTGcagcatttttctgtttcatttcaacactTTAATTAACTTGAATACTGTGCagtacaaaatgaatgaaacacaacacagcaaatgtattttataaaggCGTATCTGCAAAAACATGCAGTATTTGTTTCAACAGGCTATGCAATTTGCAAGATTATAGTATTTTgtcccaagtttttttttctgttttaaacatAAATTTCCTATGACAtgatttgcatgttttaaaacctctgtgatttaaacaaataaaattatgatgAATGATAGTTGATGAATCAGGGTCTCTCTCTGCTTAAACCCTAATACCCACTTATTCATTGTTATATAATTACTGTAACATACAAACCTTACAGGTGCCTGTAGTGTCAGGTGACcatgtctctctgtgttcagaTCCAATACTCATTGCTCGTGCCCTAGAGGATTTCTACCCCCAAGACTGTCGCTTCATCCCCATTCGCAAGGGTCAGGTCATCTATGTGTATGCCATGCTCAAGGACCGTGGTAATCTCTTCTGGGCAGGCAGTGTGAGTCTCACACCAAGGGACACCAATGGGGAAGTGGGGTGCTCTAATAATACACTACATACTGTCCAGTAAAGAATTAGTGCTGTCCAAAGTAAAACCGAggatataattattattattattacgacTGGAACAGGTAATCGTCATTTCACAGATTTGAATAGCTTTTCTAGTTGAATTAATGTAGTaacctttttgttttctgttgtaacTGTCTTGGGCTAGGAGAATGGTTGCGATCTAGATATTTCCATGGGCATAGATGGTGAAACATGGCAAATGTGTACAGTTTTGCTTACTATTGGCTACCCCCGccccttaaaaaaaatcttgttgtTATGCCTGCAGGTTCAAGGTTCCTATTATGGCGAGCAGGAGGCGCGTCTTGGCCATTTCCCGAGCAGCGTAgtagaggaaacccatgcgctTATGCCAGCCACAGAGGAGGTCAAAACTGATGTATGTATATTGGGAGTAGATCTCTTTATGAAGACGTCACGACTATAAATAAAGATTGAAACTAGATTTCCCTGAAGTTATGTGCTGACACTGTCAATTTCTTAACAGAAATGGGACTTTTACTGCAACTGAATGCGATTTTGGAATCACCACAAGCTTCGAAGTTCACAGATCTACGACTGAATTCCTACGCATTTAAATGGACCAGTGAAGCCTATGCAGTAGTGCAAGCGGTTTCTGACTAGCCAAGCTTGCGCTTTTACCGTGCCAACATGTAAACGGAACGTAGACTGGGTAGTGActgggtgtgcagtgtgtattttgtaaaaaataaaatatccagtgtgaACACATCAGACAAAACAACTTTAACCTTGGATATGAAAATACCGTACCCTACGCACGGCTAGTAGGAAATATCTTTCCTCTGTAGCTAATAGCAAGCGGACCACTTTAGCAACATCaatattattgcattttgaatGGAATAAACGTAAACAAAGCTGCTCTGAAATGTGTAAGCGTCTCTTTTTATAataatcaaatgtttatttaacaggACTGCAGCCATTTGTCAGATGATCTGAAAACTATCTCCTGAAGTTCATCGTAGACTATCTGCTTTGCTGAACCTGATATTGCCATGACTGAAACGTTGGAGTATAAGTTTCAATAGGCTACTGGtgtaaattattacattaacaATATCAGCATTGTTCTGCGCAGCTTACACAATGATTTTTAAAGAGgactttaatttactttttaatttagaaACACTACATATAAGCATTTGGAAATTCACTAATGTGCCCTACAAATGTCGTATCTACGAATGGACTGCCTTCAACATAGGCGCACCGTAACCAAGGTAACGCGCGACAACAAGGTGGTCATGTTAGAATGTGATATTTGGCAACCGCATCCGAGCGCGTGTTTAAACATTACAAGGTAAGTTTCTTGCTACGTTAGAAGAAAATAATACCATAAGACATGGCAAGGTTATAATAAACTTGCAAGGTTACAATGCAGTTAAAAATTTCTATGTGGCTTAAACTGTCGAGTTAATTACTCGGAGAGTAGGCGACGCGATAAGCTGTAagcatacatattttatacaaatatgtgtataatttacatattaaagcATAGATATTTTGAACTGTTGACCTATCGATCTGTTTTGCGATTATGGTTTACAGTTGCTTGCACCAACACGCctggttattattttataaattgctGGCTATATTAATAGTAATTCAATTGTAGGactatatgtatacatatgcatatagcgttttgcattttattattattttactgtatttgaaTTTGTGAGTTGCGCATTGTTTGAAACTACTTTAATGTGGATAATTCATATTTTGCTagtaatttcaaatatattttgaaaaggattgtttttaaaaagattgtaGCCTAATTGCGATGGAAGTTGCGCTAAATGTAGTAATGCTAATGATGAtagtaataacaacaacaacaacaacaacaacgacaacttTTTTAGCATGGAATTTCCTTTGGAGGACAGAAGCCCCTCTTTCCACTATATGGTACGAGCCTCTGGACAGGGTGAAGTGTGGCAAGGCGAAGACTCCAAATTTGACCAGTACGGCTGGCGCTGCTCCACCGGCGAAGACTCCTACTCCACGGGCACCCTCATCGGCAACTGGTCAGAAGAGCGCTTCGATATCCGTCATGCATCTCAACGTCGCCCTCTACCGTCTCAGGTGGGTATTGTTGACCTGGTCTTGAATTTTGCACTGACGGGGTGATCTTGTGTAATGTAAATGGgatgtttgtttaaatgtattttttcctgaTCTTTATATTTTCACCTTTCTCAGTTCTCCCACTATTTTGAAACAACATATTCTTCTTCCTACAAGAGAGACGAGAAGCACTCCTTGCACACCACTGGTACGTTGCCTCcaataattatgaatgagttGTCCTCACTGTTCTCTGGCAATTATTAAGCTGAATTTATtctgcatatgcgtgtgtgtaatttGTAACTTGCCTAGGACTCTGTTTTTCACTGCAGGCTTTAACAAAGAAGCTCATGCTTTCCCTGGGCACCAGCCTGAACTGGATCCCCCGCACATCCGGTGTGTTCCCAGCTCCAGCTACAGAGTGGACTTCAAAGATCACATGACATCGAAGGGCCGCAAAGGGCCACAGGCTGCCCCTCAGACTCACTAGGTGGGGAATGCAAAGGGTCCGAAAAACACCCCTCTGAGTTCATTCTTCACTTTTGGGTAATAATCAGCCTGCGGTGGCGTGCTATCACGTCACAGCCTCGGAGAGCCACTGGCTGTATGAGCAGAGCGAGATTAGATGAATGACCCTCTCATATTGTTTTATTCAGTTTGAATGAATTTTCTATCCTGGTTGTTGCCGGATTGGCTTTGGGCCTAACTCCATCTTTCAAAGCGATCAAGCTGTGTCATGGCTGCATTTCAAACTGCACTCTCTCGTTGTGTAAACTCAGGATTGTTAAGCTGATTTCCCGTGCCTTAAATTCGAAACTTTTCACTCGCAAAACCCACGCTGGACTGTCCAAATGAAGAGTGAAATTACCATGGCACACACAATGGCTGCATGTGGTGAATGCATTTGGAGTGGACATTACAGTTCAGCTCAAactcattgatttattttatttaaacttgctggtaaaaatagtaaaaattaCAGACGCCAAAGACATCAAATCTCTTAAAACGTTACTAGCTCTTGCCACACTTCCAATAaattagccattttaaaattacaactGCATTCCATGTTCTTGTATTACCCTGAAGGTAGGTAGAATTAAGTTGCAGACACACCATTTGTATCAACACAGCAAAAATACTACTGTGTTAAAATCTATTTGAATACAATTTATCCCTATTTGACTATGTAAATTGTGTtatagttgaattaacattttaaagcaaagaGGATACATTTTTCAGAAGTCTTGGTTCCAATACACTGGTTCACTTGGCCAAGAGAGGAGGCCTGGATAATGAATTTTATGATACTCTTATCTCTGCACACCTGGACTTCTACACTGGCCTGTAATCTATGTGAGCATGGCATACTGTACTCTATGCACACGcaatgctaataaaataaagctgATTTGAACAGCTAGGACTCCAGTCTTGCCGTTATAAACATGGTCAGTACgcgtaaataattaaatgctgtATTTATGGGTCccatctgtaaataaaacagtaaaactaCTGCCACATGAACATAACCTCTTCGGctattttttctcattgttaTCAATTACAAGATTTGTTATTGATAACAACAAGGAGGGGACTAGGAGGGGGAGAACCCAGCAGGCACTTCCTCCTGGAAACTTCCAGTAGGTAATAGAAAACATCCCCAACAAACTCTTTTCGGTAATGTCCGCATTTGGAACGTTCCAATACACCcacacttgcatgcatgcacataccgcttacatatatgcatgcacactgtTTTTTTCACACCTAAATAATAGCCATCAGGGGATGTTACCAGTTAGATTTTATGCAACATGCAACAGTTTTATGTGAccttgaaattacatttttgtgcaaCAAATATGAGAATATTTGGGAATGTTCACATTATCTCACAACAAACGTAATGTAACCCATATGCTCTTGACATGTTACTTGTTAGCTGCTAGATGTTTGGCACAAAACAGTATTTTCAATAGGTCTTCTCATTgattgcttttgcttttgtgttttctaGATGTACACAATGAATCATGTtcataaacagttttttaacTCTTCTCTGCATTGCGATTGTAAATGCGATTTCTTCACTGGAAGAAACTTTTCACcacaatccttttttttaaatgggaattacttttccaaaaagacaaaacacactgaaaaagaCACAGCTGTCCTATTAGTGGATCAtctcattgttttttattttgaaaatcattaatatcatcatcattacaaaTTTAGTGAAGCATTGTGTTAATACAGCTCTTACTGCTACTGCTTGTCAGGAATGTATGATTATAAAGTGACTaataacaacacaaacacagaagctAGGAACTGGAAAAACGGTTTTTGGCCACTGCAAACAtctctcctctgtttttcttgtttgtggatgggtggggtggggagggggtggttggAGGTGGGGTAGTCATAGTGTTAAGGTTTGTTTGGAAGGGTGTTGAACTGTGGCCTTCATATGCAGTGCAATCAAATCATTGGCTCTTGGAAGTAGTCATAAACAACACTTGCGCTACTTAGAACTGGAACTACATGGCAAAACAGTCAGCAGACTGTTTATCCTTTTGCCCCTggcctagtgtgtgtgtgttgaagaGATGTTTAAGGACTTGCCCTTGTTCCACATAAATATTAACCTCTCTAGAGTCCACTTAGAGTGCAATTAATGCTATTTCTACACATGGAACCATTTTCATGTGTGACTGACAGggatatatatattgtatttttttcctccacatgAATGATTTGTGATTACAGGTCTCTGTCAAAGATTGGTTAATAAAATCTTTGAATGGGTTTTTCAAATTCTTTCCCTTGCCCTGGACGGCATATATTGTTGACTGTGCAACCTCCATTTTATCTCTTATTTTGCACCAGTTTACCCACACATTCAATTAATATGGTATGAGGTATTGTGTTTGATGCAGGTGAATGGGCATACCATTATGAAAAAGTAGGATACTCTACATGAATATATGTGGTCATATGCGAAATACATAATGCTAGTAATTCattttgtacacattttgttttgcataaaCTTTGTGCGAATATGCAGCATATATTTCAAAATTGTTGACGCAATCATATGTGCACAAAAATGGTTTCACAGACACCTCCAAGTCAACATTAGAATTTAAACCTGCAAAACAAGTCTCTTGTCTGTCTCCTGCTGTGTTTACGTTATTGTAATTTGCATTACTGCCCTTCAGTCGCTTATCCACAGTGATTTGCAATGCAAACGTGTTGTTCCAAATACAGTGTTCATACCACGGACAAAGATGAAAGGGAGCTGGTATTTATAGCTCCGTTATTAGATGTGGAACCATGAGAAAGTCAGttcttacagaaatggaatgtactgtaatatacaGAAATACAATATAGGATCAAGATCAGAAAAGATGCAACATTTAATAATACATGGGCAAATATTGCGGTTACCACCGCATTATATTACCCAACAAGCCTgcatgcactgcaaaaaaagttcAGAATACTCAATATTTCAAGTCAACTTGCTTAGCTTAGATTTAAAGTTGTTATGCTAACTAAAACTCAATAgttgttttgttcagaaaacTTTAAACTTTCACTGCAGGCTGTAAAGTTTTTCTAACAATGAAATGCAAGTTTTCTGATGAACGTTAGTTGGCATAACTTGGACTCAAAATTTTAGAATCTTAGttaagctaaaaataaataaataaaataataattagtgaAGCAAGTTTCCTTGAAGTTTTGAgtattcaaaactttttttcacagtgcagtgtatttacaatgtattgcagtatattttatttctgtaagatCATGTATTCTTGTCTTGTGTCTCTTGTCTAAAAACCTTTCTTGGCTTGACAGGGATGGGTTCACACAGAGAACCTTTTTATAGGTTTCAATGTGCAACAGCTCAGCTTCGGCTCTCAGGGTCAGTTCCTGGACAAAGAGCTGATTGTGGTTGCCTTACGTGGTCAAATTCCTCACATTTCCGTAAGACACACCAGGTTGAGTTAGTCTGGAAAATTTGATTAGATGGTGTCAATGAGTCTGTGCTGGGCTGCGTTCCACAGGAAGCTGTAGAGGGGATATCTGTGCCAGTATGATAAGGGCATGAAAGGACTTGAAGTTCCAAGTTAGTCAAACAGACCTGACCTTTGAACTTCATCTTATCCTATCTCAATCTctgtaaaacatttaatgacACCATGTCTGCTGAAAATATCACTGGTTTCCGGGTACTGACAATTATGTTCGATGTGAGAGTGAAGACGGGTTGTGGGGGCAGGGACAGTGGTATGAGGGCCAGGGTTGCCAGGTGCCAGCATGTATGTTGTTGGGGGTTAGGTTAGGGGCGGGGCCAGTAGCGCTACTCTTTCTGGGCTGCTGATACAGCAGGCTTGTTGTCGCGGGTGATAGGGATGATGCGTTCTGGGACGTTCGCCAGCTTGTGAGGCGCGATGACGGTCAGCATGCTGTCAGAGGACAGGGAGGAAGTGACCGTGCCCGGATCCACCCCTGCTGGCAGCTTGTACTTCCTGAGGAACTCCCGAGACACAAAGCCGTGGGTATCCTGCGAAGACCAGAGAAAATCACAACAGGGTGCTCTACTGAGCCCTGCATCGCCACTGAGCTGCTCTGCACTCCGCTGGCACCTTGCATCAGCGTTTCACAGTGATTGAGAGCAGGGTCTTCAGACCTTAGAATTGTAGGGTACTCTCTAGCATTTCTTTTGCCAAAAATGAGCTGCATACATAAACCGTACACACatgcaatacaaaacaatgtCATGGCCAGGGGTGTGATGTCATTAATCATCATCCAGTATttcatattaaatttaaatataatacagtaccgaaaaacaaaaatatgagaTTGCCTCTAATTAATCAATTTGAGGATATACATGATTGTTTTCTGTTCTACCTAGCCATCTTCATGTTGTATAGAACTGTGAATTGCTATTTGCTGACATAATCCATGAAGCACTCTAAGAAAATGGTTTTATTAAGAACGAGAAAAATGAATTTGGTTGAATGATGATTCACAGATTAAGTGATTGACGTGGGAATGGGAGTGGTTACCTGGCGGTCCTCGTACTTTCCATGAATCTCAATGAACTCCCCGTTGATCTTGACCGTCAGCTCCTCAGGGGAAAAATGCTTGACATCCAGGTTGATGGTGTACTGATCCTTATCCATCCGCATCTAGCAGAGCACAAACAGGAGGGACTGGGTCAGAGAGGTCAAAGCTTTTCCCGTTGTCTAAAAGTGACAACAAGCATAGTGGTCGAAAGGCAGGTTATTTTTAAGAAATCTGCCTGATTGCGGGCATTGACTCATTCCAGAATTATCCAGAAGCCTATCCCAGTGAGTGGAGATCCAGTATGCGACCATATATGGTTTCAACAACACCAACATGGACTGCCCTGTTCTCCGTGCCCCTGGAGGGCCTACCCTGGAGGGACTGCAGCTCATGCGTTGCtggcagagagaggcagcaggcTTCCAGCAGCAGGGCACTGGAGAAGTCAGTCATGCGTGATGAGACGCGAGGAGGAGGCCACGGGGCACATAAAACTCTGAAAGCCAGTGTTTTAGCAGGATGAGCTACGGGGCAGTCACAATCGCACGGCAGCTTGTTTGTGCCTGCTGTCAGACCTGACGCGGAGTGGTGTTATTCATCCTTTTCTATAAACAGCCTGTCTCGCTGACTGCACTTCTGCCTGCCTCACACCATCACATCGTGTTCCTTCAGCGGGCAGCCTTATCCAGTTTGACTCACAAACGAAGCATGGCAGCTAATTCAGACAGGTTAAGTAAGGGCAGCAGCACTACGGGAAAGGATAAGTACAAGAGCCAATGTTGCAGGAAGCACTATAGTCAGCTGTACTGTCAACATTGTCAACTGTCCTGAGAAACAGATTCAACCTGACAACCTATTTAGTATCTTATGTGTAAGGATGATGCTAGAAAAGAGGGTTGTGGTTCATAAATGCTGTTTCAATTAACTGATTGTAACAAATGCATGGGCTTTATAAGAGTCAGTGTAACATCTgtgacattcataaaaatgtgatttattagATGGCAAACAGCTAGTGTCACTTTAATGAGCATTTAGCAAAATGTGCATACTAAATGGTAAAATGACTCTGGTGTGGGTTTCTGTACAGTTTCTGCTATCCCTAATAGGAGGTTCATACATTTTAATCGAAATGAATTTTATCCCATAATTTGTGAAGGCCAAATTTAAGgttggagccccccccccccttcccgtcCTGCAGAACAAATAAAGCCAGTCATCCCTTCTCTGCACTCCTTCACCAGCCGCAAAACTGCAGGACTTACACGGCTGGCAAAAGCACCATATTTGCTGCTGACTAGGTCTGGCAGACTCTTAATCCAAATCCCTGGGGCACATAGACAGCTAGGGCAGTGACCCACAGTCAGGACTGGCAACCACAGGATTCGATCCAGACTCACCATCCTGAGCGCTTGTGCTTTAACTGGACGCCCAAACCGGGTGTTCTGGTGAGCCTTCTCttgaatatttttctcattgcaTCATGTTGCAGGGTGAGTCGCTAGTGACATTAGTAGTATCAGTAACAGCACAAGTTAAAAATAACCAGGGATTACTGTGTCCAGAgtttaaataattgaaacagCTGCACCTTGCTTTGTGTCAGTCACTCAGTGTGACTTTGaacaaagaattttaaaaatcctggaAGCCTGTTAGCTCTAAAACACAGAATGGCCTTCTAGCATTGATAGGACATCTGtaagtgttacatttttcagGAAAAGAAAGACAATAGGTGTGAATGTAAGGATAATGCTAATTACTTTCTCTAGTTTAGCATGACTGATGTTGAGCCATGATGATCATGGGTTCACTATGGGAGTGCAGCTTTGCCTACCCTGATACCATGGTTACAGTACCATACCATGCTATTAGTGACCAATGACAGCATTGCAGTCTGTATGGGGGAGCCTAATCTAAGCCTTTGCAGCCCCTAAATCACATGGTAATCTAAATTTGTCACACCAAAACAATGGCCACACAAAAGACACAACCTTTTCTTGTCCTGTTCTATTAGAACATGGCAACATGGAAGGAGTtagtgcctgtgcgtgcgtgtgcatgtgcacatgcgtgtcTGTTCCTCACCTCTGAGTGCCCGCTCTCCACCCAGCTGGgcaggcgggggaggggcagccGGGGGTAGTAGAAGGAGGGAAAGGGTGCGTACAGCTCGGTGTCCGATATGGGCTCCCCAAAGTGCTGGTCGAAGATCCGGGGGGTGAAGTACGAGGGGAACATGGAGCGGCGGAACCAGGGGTGCTGGATGGCGATGTCCATGGCGGCTGACCCAAATAGAGGACCGGAGGCTGCACTGTTGCCCTGCGGGGGGAGAGTACCGCCTGTCCACCGAGTTCTCTTTTATATACCCACCTCTCTGTCAGTCTGCGCCAACCAGACACGCTCCTACTGATCTTTCTGGAACAGTGatgtaaacagtttttttcagtcTCTCGCCATCCTtttgtccctccctccctctccccccactcccccttccccctgctctCTTTTTgttcctgtgtatgtgtgtaagctGGTGGTATGATGTCATCGAGTCAGAGACCTCTGAATTATTTTCAGGGGTTTGAATAGTGCTGATTAGACTCTTCTCGCCACTGGAaacctgttttttatttgagtCTGTGGAACGGGACAAGCCCGTATCAAAGCTGCAGGCTCTCAGTTCTTGAATTTGGCATCCACTCCTGAAACTTGGCCTAGAACTCTGGCTGACCCCTGTGCCAAGGCATTTATGTCACTCCCTCTCCAATGTGCCACCCACCCTCTCCGGTCATCTCACTCCCCCAAGCTTTGTCTGCAGGGACCGTGGGCTTGTAGCCATGCTGGGATGAAAtgcggggtgtgggggttgtCCACTGGGCATTGCCAGGGACTGAGCTCTTTGCAGAATCAATCCCCATAAAAAGTCCTGTTTCAGGGACACCTGCATCACAATGCAAGCATCCCACAATTCATGGCGGGTGGGGGGTTCCTCTGTTCCTCTGCTGGATGCCTTGTCTATGAGTCACTTCTTTagctgtacattacattaccgacatttagcagacgctcttatccagagcgacttacacagcctttacatagcatttacattgcatccgtttatacagctggatatatactggttaggtaacttgctcaagggtaaaatggcAGTGATCTGTGAGCTTTATGactacaagaccagttccttactcattatactacactgttgcCCTAGCTGTAGTCTGGCCTATGGCCAGTTTAAATGTGACCCACCTGAACAGGCAAACAGTGTCACTGAAAGGTGCAGATGACCTCTTTCACtcatttgtcttgttttatcactgttttattattatcattgatgGTCAATCTAATTGATGGTTGACTATCATTTAATATATAGCTCATAAATGATTTCCCtgatatttttttggaaaatggaaTCATCCTGTGTGCTTTGAAATTATGCAAACTGAGCAGACAGAATTCTGTATGTCTGGTTACAATTTTGGGGGTTTTGTGGGGAAATGATTTAATGCAAAAAGGAGATGTTTGGTCCACACCAGCACAAGGGAAAGGTGGGTTTTAAGTGgaattgaaactgaaatcatGTGATCTGTAAAAGGCAGGGGTAGAGGGGTCAGCGGTGGAATTTGTGTACAATGTCCTGAGTCATACAGTATGGCTCACTGGAACATGCCAGAGGGGCTAgtctcagtgtctcagtgacaTAAACAGGAAATAGGAAGAAACAGGAATATGTCCCTAATTTCCCTCTGTTTACTTTCTGCATTCAGTAGGTTCAGACGGTAGAAGCAATTGTAACTGAACTCTTTACATGCTATTCCAGTACCAAAGAGACCAcagcacatgctcacacacgcgcacacacacgcatatactgtacatgctgcAGCCTCTTTAGTGTGTCTCGCCCTGCTGTAGATTCTGACGTGCCCACCTTCGCTATGGCACACCGTCAGCTGCTGGGCGTCGGGCttcctgtgtgagagagcaggcCGTGTGACCGCCGAGCCCCTGGGACACATTACCCTCATTAGCCCCGACGTTCCTCAGCCCCCTCAGCGGGGTATCTCTTCATGTGTacatgtgggggtgggggtggggaggctcCGCACTGGAGTGTGCGCCATGAGCTATTTCTAGCCCGGGGTTATCACTCTCAGCACAG is from Anguilla anguilla isolate fAngAng1 chromosome 9, fAngAng1.pri, whole genome shotgun sequence and encodes:
- the c9h11orf1 gene encoding UPF0686 protein C11orf1 homolog, whose translation is MLECDIWQPHPSACLNITSMEFPLEDRSPSFHYMVRASGQGEVWQGEDSKFDQYGWRCSTGEDSYSTGTLIGNWSEERFDIRHASQRRPLPSQFSHYFETTYSSSYKRDEKHSLHTTGFNKEAHAFPGHQPELDPPHIRCVPSSSYRVDFKDHMTSKGRKGPQAAPQTH
- the mia gene encoding melanoma-derived growth regulatory protein, producing the protein MECRVFSLFSLTLCCLLPLAVRAGRQMPKLSDRKLCADSECSHPILIARALEDFYPQDCRFIPIRKGQVIYVYAMLKDRGNLFWAGSVQGSYYGEQEARLGHFPSSVVEETHALMPATEEVKTDKWDFYCN
- the cryabb gene encoding crystallin, alpha B, b, coding for MDIAIQHPWFRRSMFPSYFTPRIFDQHFGEPISDTELYAPFPSFYYPRLPLPRLPSWVESGHSEMRMDKDQYTINLDVKHFSPEELTVKINGEFIEIHGKYEDRQDTHGFVSREFLRKYKLPAGVDPGTVTSSLSSDSMLTVIAPHKLANVPERIIPITRDNKPAVSAAQKE